A window of the Butyricimonas virosa genome harbors these coding sequences:
- a CDS encoding PKD-like family lipoprotein, with product MKINAIVLFLFVFSLCACFDDKGNYDYREVAEITIENVPEVIEVLGNSDHIVVKPKVVSSLEGEITGDNANFEFSYKIEIKGGGTIESGQRWVDLNPAKTLDLDTLAAFVANTYAGWFSVTDKRSGVQTSATFDIKVSSPTYEGWMVLCNEGKQERVRMDMISVISAERVIPAYDVLTPLGLPELKQAKEIGFYPNRFANPADVIYVMSGEGTFKIDRETFKTDASWNIRNIDFIIPPGDENVICYTPVNNASTAGALACICVTDVGNAYVQVFDAAGAAFEYPVNTSIRGSVPEFRVAPYVGVSMARPGNGSTALLYDVDNRQFVGWKYGYDDDAMQTLTPLPDPENGLFSFKTGMELVYMESTRYSSGLVYAIFKDNAGKRCIYGINMSGNGFVQEAKYENLNAPDFDKATSFAFHSQFPYMFYAVDNKVYLHNLGTNTTFPMDNVVLGDNEEVTMLKFNLYRQCSLDDLNNQSDEFMARQYELMVGSYNHSVLDNNGGKLGFYPVDGVNNSVTKRTEYSGFAKIKDVVYRERR from the coding sequence ATGAAAATAAATGCGATTGTACTGTTTTTATTCGTTTTTTCTCTTTGTGCTTGTTTTGATGACAAAGGGAATTACGATTACCGGGAAGTGGCGGAGATTACCATCGAGAATGTCCCGGAAGTGATTGAGGTGTTGGGAAATTCCGACCACATTGTCGTGAAACCGAAAGTCGTTTCTTCTTTGGAAGGAGAGATAACGGGGGACAACGCTAATTTCGAGTTTAGTTACAAAATAGAGATTAAAGGGGGAGGGACAATAGAGTCCGGACAAAGATGGGTGGATTTGAACCCGGCGAAGACGTTGGATTTGGATACGTTGGCAGCATTTGTTGCTAACACGTATGCCGGATGGTTTTCCGTGACGGATAAACGTTCGGGAGTGCAGACCTCTGCCACGTTTGATATCAAGGTGTCCTCCCCGACTTACGAGGGGTGGATGGTGTTGTGCAACGAGGGGAAGCAGGAACGGGTGCGGATGGATATGATTTCGGTGATTTCGGCGGAACGGGTTATTCCGGCTTATGACGTGTTGACCCCGTTGGGGTTGCCGGAGTTGAAACAGGCTAAAGAGATTGGTTTTTATCCGAATCGTTTTGCTAATCCTGCTGATGTGATTTACGTGATGTCAGGAGAGGGAACGTTTAAAATAGACCGGGAGACGTTTAAAACGGATGCCTCGTGGAATATAAGAAATATAGATTTTATTATTCCCCCCGGGGATGAAAATGTTATTTGCTATACCCCGGTAAATAACGCAAGTACGGCCGGGGCACTTGCCTGTATTTGCGTGACGGATGTCGGTAATGCTTATGTTCAAGTCTTTGATGCAGCCGGGGCTGCATTTGAATATCCCGTGAATACTTCAATACGGGGTTCGGTTCCCGAATTCCGGGTGGCCCCGTATGTCGGCGTGAGCATGGCCCGGCCGGGGAATGGATCCACGGCTTTGTTATATGACGTGGATAACCGTCAGTTTGTGGGATGGAAGTACGGGTATGATGATGATGCCATGCAGACATTGACCCCGTTGCCGGACCCGGAAAACGGTCTGTTCAGTTTCAAGACGGGAATGGAACTGGTGTATATGGAGAGTACCCGTTATTCCAGTGGCCTCGTTTACGCGATTTTCAAAGATAACGCCGGAAAACGTTGCATTTACGGGATCAACATGTCGGGAAACGGTTTTGTCCAAGAGGCGAAATACGAGAATTTGAACGCCCCGGATTTTGACAAAGCGACGAGTTTTGCCTTTCATTCCCAGTTCCCTTATATGTTCTATGCCGTGGACAACAAGGTGTACTTGCATAACTTGGGAACGAACACGACATTCCCGATGGATAATGTCGTGTTGGGAGACAACGAGGAGGTTACGATGTTGAAATTTAATTTGTACAGGCAGTGTTCCTTGGATGATTTGAATAACCAATCGGATGAGTTTATGGCCCGGCAGTACGAGTTGATGGTGGGTTCTTACAATCATTCTGTCTTGGATAATAACGGTGGTAAGCTGGGATTTTACCCGGTGGATGGAGTGAATAACAGCGTGACAAAAAGGACCGAGTACAGTGGTTTCGCGAAAATAAAGGATGTGGTGTATCGTGAACGGCGGTAG
- a CDS encoding DUF4843 domain-containing protein yields MKWKNILLVLALWVVAGACEKKEIPMFTTDDAGIYFQRVTSYIYGSTTENYGDSVAYSFVSAQATAKSVVLSATVRTMGKVADYDRPFKVVVDQEGTTAIEGKHYEVNLDTVVVPAGASTAYVRVRFFRTSDMMEKTIRLALRLEENEYFKCYFPEYKNTNAYSATGALIHGDVFAFSLSEMYTEPSYWNWFGGDFFGSWTPRKYLVVNMVCGLTPTDWSNAGSSGAKVSLGRFSFFAVAVQRYLQEQADAGTPELDSDGSYMQLAPSYSVDYSRYE; encoded by the coding sequence CGGATGACGCGGGCATTTATTTTCAACGGGTGACGAGTTATATTTACGGGAGTACGACGGAGAATTACGGGGATTCAGTTGCTTATTCATTCGTGTCGGCTCAGGCCACGGCTAAAAGCGTGGTGCTTTCGGCCACGGTGCGGACGATGGGAAAGGTGGCAGATTATGACCGACCTTTCAAGGTGGTGGTGGACCAAGAGGGGACAACCGCAATCGAGGGAAAACATTACGAGGTGAATTTGGATACGGTTGTGGTGCCGGCCGGGGCGAGCACGGCGTATGTCCGGGTACGTTTTTTCCGGACGAGTGACATGATGGAGAAAACGATACGCTTGGCTCTTCGGTTAGAAGAGAACGAGTATTTCAAGTGTTATTTTCCCGAGTACAAGAACACGAATGCTTACTCGGCCACGGGAGCGCTGATTCACGGGGACGTATTTGCTTTTTCCCTAAGTGAGATGTACACGGAACCGAGTTACTGGAATTGGTTTGGGGGTGACTTTTTTGGGAGTTGGACGCCTAGAAAATACTTGGTTGTTAATATGGTATGTGGGCTGACTCCCACGGATTGGAGTAATGCGGGATCCTCGGGGGCTAAAGTGTCACTCGGGCGTTTTAGCTTTTTTGCTGTTGCCGTTCAAAGATATTTGCAGGAACAGGCGGATGCCGGAACCCCGGAACTGGATTCGGACGGGAGTTATATGCAGCTTGCCCCTTCCTATTCGGTGGATTATTCCCGATATGAATAA